Proteins encoded by one window of Halomonas sp. Bachu 37:
- the dsbD gene encoding protein-disulfide reductase DsbD, which produces MFKRIACLLLLMLPLATQAQWFSSQQDKDDFLPVLEAFQPSAWHDGETLFIGMQSADGYYLYRHQFSVESLTPRLDLGEPQLPEGTFTTDEFLGDVYIFRDTEVLEVPLESAQAGPFDIALTFQGCADAGLCYPPERVELEVAETSAPAVFADISTGTGTETPADPGSSPSNINPDGFSPPQSEDGRFSALIVDASLPLALGLFFLAGLSLTFTPCVLPMVPILSSIIVGQNPTRPRAFVLSASYVAGMALTYAVVGVLMGLFGAGLNLQARLQSAPVLITFTVLFVVFALAMFGTFDLRLSPRLAGKVDAWQARAQQSGPAGLALAGALSVLVVSPCVSAPLAGALVFISSTGDAFLGGAALLALGLGMGVPLLLVGTFGTTLLPRSGAWMNGVKIAFGFLLLGVAIWLVERLLAPSLGLLLWGVLAIAGAATLGVLNFNQPQGWPRARQAAGIVLLTWGVLLVIGAAQGGNDPLRPLAVTREATDAVPAGTPEATRSITTVDSLAALGAEIDEEQDSSRPVLVHFTADWCISCKIMEREVYPDPRVVKALEGFRRIDVDVTATSPATREVLNEFGLFGPPSLLFFHAGEEIRQARIQGEVDARQLSEHLRHLEDWLERKPD; this is translated from the coding sequence ATGTTCAAACGCATCGCCTGCCTGTTGCTGCTTATGTTACCCCTCGCGACACAGGCGCAGTGGTTCTCCTCGCAGCAGGACAAGGATGATTTCCTGCCGGTACTGGAAGCCTTCCAGCCCAGTGCCTGGCACGATGGAGAAACGCTTTTTATCGGCATGCAGAGCGCGGATGGCTATTACCTCTATCGTCATCAGTTCAGCGTGGAAAGCCTGACACCCAGACTCGATCTGGGCGAGCCCCAGTTGCCCGAAGGGACTTTTACCACCGACGAGTTTCTCGGCGACGTCTACATTTTCCGCGATACGGAAGTCCTCGAGGTACCGCTGGAATCAGCGCAAGCGGGGCCTTTCGATATCGCCCTGACCTTCCAGGGCTGTGCGGATGCCGGGCTCTGCTATCCTCCCGAACGCGTCGAACTCGAAGTCGCAGAAACCAGCGCCCCTGCCGTCTTTGCCGATATCAGTACCGGTACCGGCACAGAAACGCCAGCAGACCCTGGCAGCAGCCCCAGTAACATAAATCCCGACGGGTTTTCTCCCCCGCAAAGCGAAGACGGCCGCTTCAGCGCGCTGATCGTTGATGCGAGCCTGCCGCTGGCATTGGGACTGTTTTTCCTCGCCGGACTAAGTCTTACCTTTACTCCCTGCGTATTGCCGATGGTACCGATTCTGTCGTCGATCATTGTCGGCCAGAACCCCACCCGCCCCCGCGCCTTCGTCCTCTCGGCAAGCTATGTAGCGGGCATGGCGCTCACTTACGCCGTGGTTGGCGTACTGATGGGGCTATTCGGCGCGGGCCTCAATCTACAAGCGCGGCTGCAGTCCGCGCCGGTGTTGATTACCTTCACCGTTCTTTTCGTGGTATTCGCCCTGGCCATGTTCGGCACCTTCGATCTACGACTCTCGCCTCGCCTTGCCGGCAAAGTCGATGCGTGGCAAGCGAGAGCCCAGCAGAGCGGCCCTGCCGGCCTGGCCCTTGCCGGAGCGCTATCGGTACTGGTGGTATCACCCTGCGTCTCCGCCCCGCTGGCGGGTGCCCTGGTTTTCATCTCCTCGACGGGAGACGCTTTCCTGGGAGGCGCTGCCTTGCTGGCTCTCGGACTCGGCATGGGTGTCCCGCTGCTGCTGGTGGGGACATTCGGCACCACCCTGCTGCCACGCTCGGGTGCGTGGATGAACGGGGTCAAGATTGCCTTCGGCTTTCTGCTGCTGGGGGTGGCGATCTGGCTGGTGGAACGTCTGCTGGCACCTTCACTGGGGTTACTGCTGTGGGGCGTACTGGCCATCGCCGGGGCGGCAACCCTGGGCGTGCTCAATTTCAACCAGCCCCAAGGCTGGCCCCGGGCGCGCCAGGCCGCCGGTATCGTGCTGCTTACCTGGGGTGTTCTGCTGGTCATCGGCGCGGCACAAGGCGGCAACGACCCCCTGCGCCCACTAGCTGTGACGCGGGAAGCCACCGATGCCGTTCCAGCCGGCACGCCTGAAGCGACTCGCTCCATCACGACAGTGGATAGCCTGGCGGCTCTCGGTGCCGAGATCGATGAAGAACAGGATTCTAGCCGCCCCGTGCTCGTCCACTTTACCGCTGACTGGTGTATCTCGTGCAAGATAATGGAGCGCGAGGTATATCCCGACCCTCGGGTAGTCAAGGCGCTTGAGGGTTTTCGGCGTATCGATGTCGACGTAACCGCCACCTCCCCCGCTACCCGCGAGGTGCTCAACGAGTTTGGTCTTTTCGGCCCCCCTAGCCTACTGTTCTTCCACGCGGGGGAGGAAATACGTCAAGCGCGCATCCAGGGTGAAGTCGATGCACGTCAGCTCAGCGAGCATCTTAGGCATCTGGAAGATTGGCTTGAACGCAAGCCGGACTGA
- the ppa gene encoding inorganic diphosphatase translates to MNFDNIPAGKDLPHDVYVAIEIPANHAPIKYEIDKDMGALLVDRFMATPMFYPANYGFIPHTLADDGDPIDALVVTPHPVQPGSIIRARPVGILNMTDEAGEDAKLVCVPHAKLSSLYDDIHEVTDLPELLRQQIAHFFENYKDLEKGKWVKVESWEGAEAARKAIEKSVAAYHKA, encoded by the coding sequence ATGAATTTCGATAACATCCCCGCTGGCAAGGATCTCCCCCACGACGTCTACGTGGCGATTGAGATACCGGCTAATCATGCTCCCATCAAATACGAAATCGACAAGGACATGGGCGCATTGCTGGTCGACCGTTTCATGGCCACGCCAATGTTCTATCCGGCCAATTACGGTTTCATTCCGCACACCCTGGCGGACGACGGCGACCCCATCGATGCTCTGGTGGTAACGCCCCACCCGGTCCAGCCTGGCAGCATCATTCGCGCTCGTCCGGTCGGTATCCTCAACATGACAGATGAAGCGGGCGAAGATGCCAAGCTGGTCTGCGTGCCCCACGCCAAGCTTTCCAGCCTGTATGACGATATTCACGAAGTCACCGACCTGCCCGAGCTGCTGCGCCAGCAGATCGCCCATTTCTTCGAGAACTACAAGGATCTCGAAAAAGGCAAGTGGGTCAAGGTCGAATCCTGGGAAGGCGCCGAAGCCGCTCGCAAGGCGATCGAAAAATCCGTGGCGGCCTACCACAAGGCCTGA
- a CDS encoding protein kinase domain-containing protein has protein sequence MARAQLLLSYGQAFVAPERRKHRSSMSVRMPEAVLMQAKGACAVISDSISSNTLAKQAGDLSVRGFLADYFSTPDHWDVKTSATRVLSSLNSWCYSQSQHVMAGGFVSSLSVMVYRRREAHLFHLGDTLVFRLRGAEFEQLSRDHVTDLGGYRYPSRALGMDGTLDIDYSLIPVKQGDIFLFTTQAVRGTLLPSDYVRLIRQDASDLDAACERLASEAAARASERGYGGEQFCFQLVRVDELPEEEEDHPGKLYGDLPIPPELSPGERIDGLEIQEVLSRTAQSRVYRVRDVHSEREMVLKAPSPELSLRNAYLEHFLLQQWVVERVKSPFVVKVMEPSRSRRYLYYLMEHVEGETLNQWAQRHPQASLQQRLDIANQLGKAVQALHHRDLLHQQIHPDNILIDSHGKVVLADFSACHMRELEGHRHSAELLRQIGFNEHSAPEYALGDGVGRRSDQYAFASTVYWLLTGELPYVLTPNRLLSHTDLEQLSYRSSRSFNPEISLELDEALRRALDPQRALRFRRLSELLHALSLPLGRKGTGQKVEGEGSSESRRFWQGVAGFLLLLLVLSWLLR, from the coding sequence TTGGCACGCGCCCAGTTACTGTTGAGTTATGGCCAGGCTTTCGTGGCACCCGAGCGGCGTAAGCATCGCAGTTCGATGTCGGTACGCATGCCCGAAGCCGTATTGATGCAAGCCAAGGGGGCGTGCGCGGTCATCAGCGACTCCATCTCAAGCAATACCCTGGCCAAGCAGGCCGGTGACCTGAGCGTGCGCGGCTTCCTGGCGGACTATTTCTCCACTCCCGACCATTGGGATGTGAAGACTTCCGCCACTCGTGTACTGAGCTCGCTTAACAGTTGGTGTTACAGCCAAAGCCAGCACGTCATGGCCGGCGGATTCGTTTCATCGCTCTCGGTCATGGTCTATCGCCGGCGCGAAGCACACCTTTTTCATCTTGGCGACACCCTGGTGTTTCGCTTGCGGGGGGCTGAGTTCGAACAGCTGTCGCGAGACCATGTCACCGACCTGGGGGGATACCGCTACCCTTCGCGGGCGTTGGGAATGGACGGGACCCTGGATATCGATTACTCGCTGATACCGGTCAAGCAGGGGGACATCTTTCTCTTCACCACCCAAGCGGTGCGAGGAACCTTGCTGCCTTCCGATTACGTTCGCCTGATCCGCCAGGATGCCAGCGACCTGGATGCCGCCTGCGAGCGTCTGGCCAGCGAGGCTGCCGCGCGCGCGTCAGAGCGGGGCTACGGCGGCGAGCAGTTCTGCTTCCAGCTGGTGCGTGTGGATGAATTGCCCGAAGAAGAAGAGGATCATCCCGGCAAATTGTACGGCGACCTGCCGATTCCTCCCGAGCTGTCTCCCGGCGAGCGGATAGACGGCCTCGAGATTCAGGAAGTACTGTCGCGTACCGCCCAGTCCCGGGTTTATCGAGTGCGTGACGTGCACAGCGAACGCGAAATGGTACTCAAGGCACCGAGCCCCGAGCTCTCGCTGCGCAATGCCTACCTCGAGCATTTCCTGTTGCAGCAGTGGGTGGTCGAGCGGGTCAAATCGCCATTCGTGGTCAAGGTGATGGAGCCGTCGCGTTCGCGCCGTTATCTTTATTACTTGATGGAGCACGTCGAGGGCGAGACCTTGAATCAGTGGGCCCAGCGCCATCCCCAGGCCAGCCTGCAGCAGCGGCTTGATATCGCCAATCAGCTGGGCAAGGCGGTACAGGCCCTGCACCATCGCGACTTGCTTCATCAGCAGATCCATCCGGATAACATCCTGATCGACTCGCACGGCAAGGTGGTATTGGCCGATTTCAGTGCGTGTCATATGCGCGAGCTGGAGGGGCATCGGCATTCGGCGGAATTGCTGCGACAGATCGGCTTCAATGAACATAGCGCCCCGGAATACGCTTTGGGCGACGGCGTCGGCAGGCGCAGTGACCAATACGCTTTCGCCTCCACCGTGTACTGGTTATTGACGGGCGAATTGCCGTACGTGCTCACCCCCAATCGTTTGCTCAGCCATACCGACCTTGAGCAGCTCAGCTACCGCAGCTCGCGCAGCTTCAACCCCGAGATCAGCCTCGAGCTTGACGAAGCTCTGCGCCGTGCACTTGACCCGCAGCGCGCGTTACGTTTTCGTCGCTTGTCTGAATTGCTGCACGCCTTGAGTTTGCCGCTTGGGCGCAAGGGCACTGGCCAGAAGGTCGAGGGGGAGGGGAGTTCCGAATCGCGTCGTTTCTGGCAGGGAGTGGCGGGATTTTTGCTGTTGCTGCTGGTGCTTTCCTGGCTGTTGCGCTAG
- a CDS encoding 6-phosphofructokinase, whose translation MAHNAFYAQSGGVTAVINASACGVIEACRQAPDQVGTVFAGHNGIIGALTEDLIDVNQESDEAIAALRHTPGGAFGSCRYKLKDIESHRAQYERLIEVFKAHNIRYFFYNGGGDSADTCLKVSQLSEKMGYPLTAIHVPKTVDNDLPITDNSPGFGSVAKYIATSTREASLDIASMCATSTKVFVLEVMGRHAGWIAAAGGLAGEGDGEPPHLIIFPEIAFDRTAVMARVEESVKRYGYCVIVVSEGARYEDGTFLADAGNTDAFGHRQLGGVAPTLAGMVKQDLGYKYHWAVADYLQRAARHLASKTDVEQAYAVGREAVKLALAGKNSMMPAIHRTSEAPYQWDIVAAPLAEIANQEKFMPRDYITEDGFGITAQCRQYLSPLIQGEDFPPFENGLPKVAKLKLSKAERKLAPFTL comes from the coding sequence ATGGCCCACAATGCCTTTTACGCTCAGTCCGGCGGCGTTACCGCCGTGATCAACGCCAGTGCTTGCGGAGTAATCGAAGCGTGCCGGCAAGCCCCTGACCAGGTTGGCACGGTATTCGCCGGTCATAACGGCATCATCGGCGCCTTGACGGAAGATCTTATCGATGTAAATCAGGAGAGCGACGAGGCAATTGCCGCACTGCGCCATACGCCGGGAGGTGCCTTTGGCTCGTGCCGTTACAAGCTCAAGGACATCGAGAGCCACCGCGCCCAGTACGAGCGCTTGATAGAAGTGTTCAAGGCCCACAACATTCGTTATTTCTTCTATAACGGTGGTGGCGACAGCGCAGATACATGCCTCAAGGTCTCACAGCTCTCCGAGAAGATGGGCTACCCCCTCACCGCCATTCATGTGCCTAAGACCGTGGATAACGACCTGCCGATCACCGATAACAGCCCGGGGTTCGGTAGCGTCGCCAAATACATTGCCACCTCGACACGCGAAGCGTCTCTGGATATCGCCTCGATGTGCGCTACTTCCACCAAGGTGTTCGTGCTGGAAGTCATGGGCCGCCACGCCGGCTGGATCGCCGCTGCCGGTGGCCTGGCGGGAGAAGGCGACGGCGAGCCGCCGCATCTGATCATTTTCCCCGAAATCGCCTTCGACCGGACGGCGGTAATGGCTCGAGTCGAAGAGAGCGTCAAGCGCTACGGTTACTGCGTGATCGTTGTCTCGGAAGGTGCGCGCTACGAAGACGGTACCTTCCTCGCCGATGCGGGCAATACCGATGCGTTCGGCCATCGCCAACTCGGAGGCGTGGCGCCGACTCTGGCAGGCATGGTCAAGCAGGACCTGGGCTACAAGTATCACTGGGCGGTTGCCGATTACCTTCAGCGGGCAGCGCGTCACCTGGCATCGAAAACCGATGTCGAACAGGCCTATGCCGTGGGCCGCGAAGCGGTGAAGCTCGCCCTTGCGGGCAAGAATTCCATGATGCCGGCGATTCACCGCACCAGCGAAGCTCCTTACCAGTGGGATATCGTCGCAGCGCCATTGGCCGAGATCGCCAATCAGGAAAAGTTCATGCCGCGCGACTACATTACCGAAGATGGTTTCGGCATCACCGCGCAGTGCCGCCAGTACCTTTCTCCGCTGATTCAGGGTGAGGATTTCCCGCCTTTCGAGAATGGCCTGCCCAAGGTCGCCAAGCTCAAGCTGAGCAAGGCTGAACGCAAGCTCGCCCCCTTCACGCTGTAA